From Anaerolineae bacterium, the proteins below share one genomic window:
- a CDS encoding DUF433 domain-containing protein, with amino-acid sequence MMEAVIDRHIVVDEKICHGKPHLARRRIRVQDIVVWHERLGLSVDRICAEYSLSLSEVYAALTYYFDYKDSIDQDIAQDKAYVEAFKARNPSLLQERLKDLRGV; translated from the coding sequence ATGATGGAAGCAGTGATAGACCGTCATATTGTGGTTGATGAGAAAATTTGTCACGGTAAACCGCATCTGGCCAGACGACGTATTCGGGTTCAAGACATCGTAGTGTGGCATGAGCGGCTTGGCTTGAGCGTGGATAGGATATGTGCTGAGTATAGTCTCTCCTTGTCAGAAGTTTACGCCGCGTTAACTTATTATTTTGATTATAAAGATTCCATTGATCAAGATATTGCCCAAGATAAAGCCTACGTTGAAGCTTTCAAAGCACGCAACCCTTCGCTATTGCAAGAAAGACTAAAGGATTTACGTGGCGTCTAA
- a CDS encoding DUF5615 family PIN-like protein: protein MASKLRFHLDEHISHAIAQALRQRGVDVTTTAEAGLRTLSDEAQMEYARREQRVFVTSDAGFLSRSAQGQSHYGIVYYPPNQGCSILNNSFVIQNPVEVHAIFEQFQFNV, encoded by the coding sequence GTGGCGTCTAAACTTCGTTTTCATCTTGATGAACATATCAGCCATGCTATAGCCCAAGCCTTGCGCCAACGTGGCGTTGATGTTACGACCACCGCCGAAGCAGGATTACGTACGCTAAGTGACGAGGCGCAAATGGAGTATGCTCGACGCGAACAGCGGGTGTTTGTAACCAGTGATGCCGGTTTTTTAAGTCGTAGCGCCCAAGGACAATCGCATTATGGAATCGTCTATTATCCCCCCAACCAGGGCTGTTCAATTCTAAATAATTCCTTCGTAATTCAGAACCCTGTCGAGGTTCATGCAATTTTTGAACAGTTCCAGTTTAATGT